Genomic window (Lujinxingia vulgaris):
CCTTGCGCAATCGTCCTCGATTTGATCGACTAGCCACCGACAACAGCGATGAAACTCGAAGACAAGGACGAGCGCGATGGAACCGACCACGATGATGGCAGATCTGACGTTGAGCGATGAACTCCAAGACGTGGATCTGGGCGATAAACGGCGCAACGAGCGCTATGTCAGAATCGCCGGACGACTGGCCGCGCAACCCGATAA
Coding sequences:
- a CDS encoding IS4/Tn5 family transposase DNA-binding protein, with translation MADLTLSDELQDVDLGDKRRNERYVRIAGRLAAQPD